The genomic segment aatattaaaatgtttgtaataatacaaataaatttctaaatttctttaataacaatttgtttgtgaatattatattagattttgtaaattttatatcctttttttttatgaataataaatacaagAGGGTTCATTTTTTCTgagaaatattaatatatataaatatatatatattatatatattaatttaatttttttttttttttttttttttttttttccccaaattttttttagatGGGAAGAAGACCAGCAAGGTGTTATAGGTACTGTAAAAATAAACCCTACCCAAAGAGTCGTTACTGTAGAGGTGTTCCTGACCCTAAGATAAGAATTTATGATATGGGTAGAAAGAAAGCTGATGTCAATGAATTTAGCGGTGTAGTACATTTAGTATCTTACGAATATGAACAGATATCATCTGAAGCTTTAGAAGCTGCACGTATTAGTGcaaacaaatatatgattACCAATTGTGGTAAAGATAATTTCCACTTAAGAGTAAGAATACATCCTTTCCACGTTTTAAGAATTAATAAGATGTTGTCATGTGCAGGAGCTGATAGACTTCAAACTGGTATGAGAGGAGCCTTCGGTAAACCTAATGGTGTTGTGGCTAGAGTAGATATTGGTCAAGTGTTACTTTCCATAAGAACTAAAGAAAATTTCGTTTCAAAAGCTTGTGAAGCCTTAAGAAGAGCTAAATATAAGTTCCCAGGAAGACAAAAAGTTTTTGTTAGTAATAAATGGGGATTCACACCATTCTCTAAAGATGAGTAtcaacaatataaaaaaaaaggaagaattATTTCAGA from the Plasmodium falciparum 3D7 genome assembly, chromosome: 14 genome contains:
- a CDS encoding 60S ribosomal protein L10, putative translates to MGRRPARCYRYCKNKPYPKSRYCRGVPDPKIRIYDMGRKKADVNEFSGVVHLVSYEYEQISSEALEAARISANKYMITNCGKDNFHLRVRIHPFHVLRINKMLSCAGADRLQTGMRGAFGKPNGVVARVDIGQVLLSIRTKENFVSKACEALRRAKYKFPGRQKVFVSNKWGFTPFSKDEYQQYKKKGRIISDGVSCKFIREKGPLDKIYKDINTVLES